In Anolis sagrei isolate rAnoSag1 chromosome 5, rAnoSag1.mat, whole genome shotgun sequence, the DNA window tgcctgtttttctctctgttgttttaattttagaattttttaaaactggtagccaaattttgttcattttcatggtttcttcctttctgttgaaattgtccacatgtttgtggatttcaatggcttctctgtgtagcctgacatggtggttgtgagagtggtccagcatttttgtgttctcaaatagaatgctgtgtccaggttggttcatcaggtgctctgctatggctgacttctctggttggagtagtctgcagtgcctttcatgttccttgatgcgtgtctgggcgctgcgtttggtggtccctatgtagacttgtccacagctgcatggtacacggtagactcctgcagaggtgagaggatccctcttgtcctttgctgaacgtagcatttgttgaattttcttggtgggtttgtagattgtttgtatgttgtgtttcctcatcagcttccctatgcggtcagtggttcccttgatgtatggcagggacacttttcctctgggtggatcttcatctttattcttgtggcttgttcttggtcttgcagctcttctgatgtctgaggtggagtatccattggcctgtagagcccagttgaggtggttcagttcatcttggaggaggtggggttcacagattctttttgcacggtctgccaaggctttgatggtgcttcttttttgacttgggtgatggttggagtttttatgtagatatctatctgtgtgtgtgggttttctgtagacggtgtgacccaattgttgatctggtttgcggatgactaggacatctagaaaaggcagtcttccttccttttctatttccatagtgaactggatgttagggtggatgctgttaagatgttccaggaacctgttgagttcttcttctccatggctccaaatggtgaaagtgtcatccacatatctgaaccatatagtgggctttttggttgctgtttcaagagcttgtttttcaaattgttccatgtagaagttagctatgactgggctgagagggctccccatagctactccatctttctgttcatagaattcattgtcccactggaaatagctggtggtgaggcaatggtgaaacagcgccgtgatgtcttctgggaacctctggttgatgagtgccatggtgtctgcaactgggaccatggtaaatagagacaccacatatATCTGGCATCTTTTTAGGGAAATACAATAGCTTGAATTGGACTGAATGCCATCATAACTTATTTTTACAGTCACTACAAAAGTAAAAATTTAGGACACACAGTGATCAAAATCCCACCCCACAAATCACCTTGTAATGAATGGAGATGCATCCAGTTACTGTCTTGCAACTCAACACAGTGTAAGAATATCATGCACATAGATTTCGCAATGGTCCCAGAGGTCTCTGCAAATGCCAGGTGCAACATGCTCCAGGCATCTGGATGGATCTCCCCACAGAATGGCCATGTTTGGAGCAGAAGGCAATTATTTGGTGACAGTCCAATCAGCCCTCACCAGCAAAGCCATAAATGAAGGATCATAAGAACTTCAATCCACTGTTTGTAGGCCCACCCACAGTCCAATTTTCCTTTCAAGGGTTTACAATCACTGTACAGTatcactatttattattttttccaggtCAACAAGAGGAAGAACAATTCCACACACCTGCTGCTCCATCCCCGACTCCACTTAACCCCACTACAAACATTGATGCTGGCACAACAGCCTCTTGTCATCTACTGGCTGTTTCAGACATTTACACGAATCTGCTGTGCAGTGTTTACACTAGACTATACAGAAGACACTTTGGCTATACTTCATATAAAAGAAAATCAGTGTGttcagcaagtcttgcaaatgctgatttgttatcagtaaatgtttggtttttagaTCTATTTTATACACCTATATacttggggtcatgtaaaaaCATCTCAAGTCAAAAAGGGTCTTAAGTGGAAAACTTTGCTCTGCTCTAAATAGCAGAGATTCTATAGCTTCAGCCCtctacaaaaaagaaagaaagaaacccagaACATCCTCTAGACCAGtagttcacaacctgtgggtccccaggtcttttggcctacaactcccagaaatcccagccagcttaccagctgttagtatttctgggagttgaaggccaaaacatctggagaccaacaggttgagaaccactgctctaaacagttACAACTGGTTCCGCTTCTCTTAGTGATGACAACTGAAAATTATAAGAACTCAAATGTAGATGTATGGTTCAAGCCCACATTTGCAAAACTAGTATCCATAGTTTTATTTCTCCAAATGTGATAACAAATGTCCTTgccaggcattttctagatcttctagcacaactctatggtattctttGTCCAGAAGattatagggttcactattaacAGTGGCTTAATGTATCCACATGAAATCCAGGAATATCTCAGGAAATGGAGGTGATAGTGTTCTATAAAGAAGAGCTAGTAAAATGGAATGTGAAATAAAAGGAGAAAGTTTGTGTTTCTGGGTTTCTTTTTGTTGATTGAGACAAAGACTGCATAACTTGGCATTTTGATTATTTGTTTTAGGAAATAAAAGTAAGTAATTTTACAATTTCATATATTTAAGCTGTGGAGACAtagttttgatgttgttgttgttgttattgttgttattattattattattattattattattatacatgtaACACCTACCCCTCCTTGTGGCTTGACAGGATTTGTGGCAGCCCCCAATAAGTAATCCAACCCTGAAAAGAACCTTCAATCTGAAGGTGGTTTCCAACTCTGATTTAAAATCAACACCATACTGAACCCATTTTGGGTCTTTATCATGCCCACCTGTTATTCTGAACCAGATCTAGCTCTCTGTTCTTGCTGGGGAGGAGTAAAACGCAGTTCTTTGGATCCCTGTTTCCCAGCAGGTGTAACTGTCACTCCTTTAGGGCATTCTTTGACAGGAGTCGCTGCTGTTCCACCACTAACACCTTCTCCACTGCTAACAGACACCAAGTTTCGGCGCTCCTTTGAAGCAGATTTATGTTCCACCTTTGTGACTCTAAATCTGGGGGAAGGAGAATCACAAGTTATTAATAGGCTTGAATCTTCTCACACACCCCTTTGAAGAAAGAGGCATATTTAATCTAAGTAATTCTTTGTCAACAAAAATCAGGTTCTAAtatgatttaaaaaacaaaaaacaaaaatgtgatATATGATAAGAGGGTATGCTTCGAATCCTCTGCCCTATCATGAAACATTTGTATGTATCTTCTTACTGCCTGCTGAGCTTTCCAGTCACAGAATTCAATTTGTGATTCTCCCATCCCTTGTTAGCTTTACAGAAGAAAGGAGGAACAACAAACCCTGTTTAGCTCTGGTCTGTATTGCAAGGAAAAGGATAGCTGAAAAAAGGAAATGTTGTTTTATACGGTGTTTAACTTAAACTAGGTTTTCACAATGATTCAATAAAACTTCAAGCATGTGTGCTAAAGAAACCCAAGATGACAGTACCATTTTGGAAAAGAAATCAAACAAGATTGAAAAGTGAAATCTTTTATTCCTTAATAACGCTGACTACTGATAACCAACAATACATGCACTCAATTATGGATCCTTTTACCCACCAGGATAGAGCATACCAGTTACCTTTCCAACACCTTTTCACCGTCTGTTTAAAGAGAAGCTGAATATTGAACAAACGTtttttattgatcagccaattgatcttatcaaaatacacaatataaacacaacgtACAGTATACAAGGAAGCTGAATACAGAAATGTCAGTGCAATGGGCTACTGATAGTGAAACCAAATAAACGCACCTTCCCACAGATAGCACAGTGACTTCTCCATGCCGGCCTCTTCTTACTTCTTTAGGTTTCTTTGAGGGACTAAAAAGATGCCATCTTTTCTGATTGCAGCGAGTACAAGCACCTGTCCCTGCAATTCCACCAACAGTATGCAAATGCCGGCCTCGACAGGTAtgcttcgaccctccaggtgagACAGGAGAAACGGGAGTTGTAGGGCTTCCTGGAGTAGTTGGACTCCCTGGACTAGTTGGGCTATTATTTAGGatagaagaaaacaaaacaaaaccatgaaTTTTACAGAGATGAGAGCTATTGCCCTTCTGTATTTTCCACCCTGTTCCTTCTTATACATTCTTCCTTTATACAAAATCTTTGGATTAATCTTTTGAATCTACACCTACTAAAGAAATTGAGTGAATGAATACAGAAGTATCTTTTAAACACAAATTACATCCACATTTTCCTTATTTTGAAAATAAGGCCAGTTTCTTCTTTAGCAGACTAAATTGAAAACATTTGTATTAGTGAAGAGAATGCCATGTCAAGTCCCATCCCACTCATCTCTTCCCACACACCCTATTCATACATTTATAAGACCACATGTACTTTTAgtcatgtaaatgtttatttgaGGGAGGGTTTTTAGtactaatttgaaaaaaatgaaataaaaagccaTTGTTATAGAATACACATTTAAAAGCAGATAGGGTTTGTGACACCACCAGCACAAACCCATCCACACAATAGCTTCAGGAAACAGCTTCTCCAAGTAATTTTATCAAACAGTGAATGTGCTTTACACAATACTCTTTGACGCAAATTGGGAAAGAGATAcgtgatttttttttacctttctgGGTCAAATACAGAGTTATCTGCCACCATGGCCTTCAACACATCAGCATTAGCTGTAAAAGAGATAAAAAATAGTTTACACTTTCAGGGTATTCCTTATACACACAAATACCAAAAAC includes these proteins:
- the RELL1 gene encoding RELT-like protein 1 isoform X2, whose protein sequence is MNQSRLLHSDSSNEYPDVLLSHSLRGTTSTPGSSEGSTHPEYIAFLLIPVFFLMGLLGILICHILKKKGYRCTTEAEQEAEKLQEKIELNESTNDNGDTVGQIVDYIMRNEANADVLKAMVADNSVFDPESPTSPGSPTTPGSPTTPVSPVSPGGSKHTCRGRHLHTVGGIAGTGACTRCNQKRWHLFSPSKKPKEVRRGRHGEVTVLSVGRFRVTKVEHKSASKERRNLVSVSSGEGVSGGTAATPVKECPKGVTVTPAGKQGSKELRFTPPQQEQRARSGSE
- the RELL1 gene encoding RELT-like protein 1 isoform X1, with protein sequence MAPRGAASTPASLSVATPGRLFSESEYPDVLLSHSLRGTTSTPGSSEGSTHPEYIAFLLIPVFFLMGLLGILICHILKKKGYRCTTEAEQEAEKLQEKIELNESTNDNGDTVGQIVDYIMRNEANADVLKAMVADNSVFDPESPTSPGSPTTPGSPTTPVSPVSPGGSKHTCRGRHLHTVGGIAGTGACTRCNQKRWHLFSPSKKPKEVRRGRHGEVTVLSVGRFRVTKVEHKSASKERRNLVSVSSGEGVSGGTAATPVKECPKGVTVTPAGKQGSKELRFTPPQQEQRARSGSE